The region tgtttctgcaggATATGCATCTTCATGGTGCCACTCTGCGTGAAACGAGCATGGCAGATGTAGCACTCATAGGGCTTCTCCCCTGTACAAAAAATAAGGAAGAAAGTTAAAGGCAAAACCTTGATGAGCACTAAAATCCTGTTAACACTACATGCTTCTATATACTTAACAGGTAGCGTAACGTCAGACCTGAATGAGTTCTCATGTGCCTCTTCAGCTTGTAGGTGTCTCTGCTGGCATAGCTGCAAAGGCTGCACTGGAAAGGACGCTCCCCAGTGTGAGAGCGAATGTGCCTCTTCAGTTTGCTCACCTTTAAATTAAAAGTATAAGAAAATATGAGCATTCCACATACTCTAGCAAGTTTCTTGATCATTCTGCAAGAAAAACAATGTACATCAATAACAGCTTAACAGCATTATCACCTACCTCCACACTAGCATAGTCACACATGGAGCACTTGAAAGGCTTTTCATGCGTGTGCTTGTAGCGACGGTGTCGCACCAGCTCGCCGCTGGTCACAAAGGCCATGTCACAATCAGTACACTTATGTGGTCTGGTGCCTGTCCAAAAACAAGTTAGAAGTCACACCATTTCTAAATACATTTAGTCTTAAAACATAACCAGAAATACATATGGGAGCAAAAGGATACCTGTGTGGGTGTTGAGGTGGTTCCTCAGCAGTGTGACTGTCCTAAAGGCACGGCCACACAGGTGGCATTTATGAGGCCTCTCATCTGTGTGGCTCTTCATATGGCGATCAAGATTAGAGCGCCGTGGGCAAGTGTAGCTACACAGCTCGCACTGGAATGTCTTCTTCACACCTAGAGATACACAAAACATAGCAAGAATTTGTGCTCAAATTCATTTGTGTGCTTTGGAATCAGTGTCCTTTTTCTTCAGACTAAATCTACAAAtacattgtaattttttttaaattgtaaagCAAAGTCATACCCTTCTTCTTGATTTTTGTCGGTTTTGGAGGCTTCATGTTGCCCACCACCTTTTCAGCGTTGACTTCAGAGAGCAGACCCTCCTGCTGCTCCTCTTCAAAATCATAAACTGACACATccatgtctttctctccctctgtgttgTAGCGCAGTTTGCTTTTCTTCGTCTTCTTGGGCTTCTTGACAGGGGGTGTGTAGTCAGGATCCTTGGCCCAGGTAGGATCATCAGTCTGGGCCTCAGGCATCTCCTCTTCTTCCTGCTGCAGAGGCTGCTCCTCGTGGGCCTGGAGCTCATCTTGCTCCACTGTCTCCACTTCTCCATTAGCACCCACCTTCACCACCTAGGCCACATCAAGAACTTGTTAAGACTAAAGGGCACAAGACAAAAACTTCAAACTACTTTACAAGGAAtgtcagcatttttcaacctaatggCCAATGGGCtgtttgtcaatttttttttaaaaaactatttGAAATTGTTCAAACCCATACTACAGATGTAGACAGAAATTAGGTTGAGAAATGCTGGAGATCACTACTGACCAACCTGAAAGCCCTCAGGAAGTGGAAGGGTGTGGCAGATGACTGGTTCTCCATCTTTGGGCATTGCAGTGGCATCCACCAGAGTGCCCTGCAGTTCCTCCACGGTGGCAGCAGTGACTGGAACAGCTGAGACAGGCACTTGCACCAACTGTAGCTCACCCAAGCccagctgctgctcctccatgtTTACCACCTGCAGGGTGATGATCTGGGTGTCGTCAACGGTTGTAACTGTGGCCTCGTGTGCTGCCCCAGCTACACTCACTCCCACAGGGGCACCCACTCCAGCCTCCATGACCTCAGTCTTCATCTGAAGCAATGCTGGATCCAGAGAGTCCATCACCATCATCTCCACGCTGCTGTTGACGCTTACCACGCCCTCCACCAATTGCTGCTGAGCATCAGCCACCACAGTGGTCGCATCACCTTCAGCTGATGACTGCTCTACTGCTTCCAGACCAGCagcctgcagcagctctgcaccCACCTCTTCATCCTCTCGCCGCCGTTGATAGGTCTTACATTCCTTGGCTTTGAAAGCATCCCCTGTCTCATCCACCACAGCTTCTGTCGGTCCCCCTTCCATGGATAACACCTTGGGCAAGCCAGAAAATGGCactcaaaacacaacaaaaggcTTGTGTACAACACAGCATAATTACGCAACATTGTCTGCTTTTACATGTTATATATAATAAGAGAATTACTGAAAACGAGCATAAAAACGTATAGACTTTGTTGTCCTGGGAGCTGCTGATAagtgggcaaaaaaaaaaaaaaaaaaaaaccccaccaaAACTCACCTTAAAAACAAGGCAAAATTATCATATACCAATAGTAATATTCTACCTTGCTGCCTTTCTGAGAGTTTACCTGCACCAAAAATGAGAATTTCATGTCTCAGCCCTGCTCTCTAATTATCTGCCTTCGATGAATGAACTGTCTCGACCTTCCTTCTTGATACTAAAACACAAAACCAAGACAAAGTTAcgcaaacattaaaaaaaggtaATTTAAACGTTCAAACACTGTGGTTTCAGAACTATTACCACTCCAATACTATTTAAGAACATAAATGCAAGTTTTTCGGCAAAACGTGACACCTGTTAACGACTTTCCTACATGTGTCTATTTTCCAGATACCACTGATCGGAAGAGGCATGCTAGTTTAACAGCTGCATAATCGACCacgagaaagaaaaaaaaaagttaatgctATTTTTTGTTCAAAAAGAGACACCCGACGCTACCTCGACACTTTTCTGTTAGTTTGCGCGCCAGAAACACAGCCTGAACCATTTCACGTTTAGCCAGAGGCCAATTCATCGCTTAAGTCACTGTTGGAAGGTCTCACCGAGACGAGCCTTTAAGAAAGCAAAAATAATCAGTCGATATAAACGCGCCATAAATCAGCAATCACGCGCGAGCTGATTTTCTGCCACAGCAAGAGGGCATTCTGAGACGGTTAATCGTGTTTTTGTACCGCTACCAGTCGGGTTGTAGAGGGAGCTCTCCACAGTTTTTATCCCTTCAGTCGTTCGCTGCTTGAGGTAGTCTTTCAATAAGCGAGCTGAGCGGTCAGTGGACGCACCTCGTCGTCCGCCGGGACCGACGGAGCTTCGCATGACTTCAGGAGAGGGAAACTGCTAAGAACGGGCGTTGAAAAGCTGTGGCTTGAATTAAGTCGTCGTAAATTGGCCATCGGGGTCATTTAGCGGCGTATCTTCCTTGTTGGATTTTCATCTGCGCAACAAGCTGGCTAGCGGGCAAAGTGCTAACCGGCCCTGGGCgattttaaaataacttttaaccGACGCCATGAGGTGATCTTttgaggagaaaagaagagtgGCAGCTCAAAACTGAGACCATCAGACTGGATGTGTTTTCGTACCCCGAAACTGGGtcggtgtatgtgtgtgcgtctATCTGTCTGGGCCAGGAAGGGCTGAGTGGAGCTTCAGTTAGGAGGGGCGCCAACAGCCTGCTAGCACGGCTAGGCTAACGAATTAGCTTGCGTGTTATTCGAGGTTTACAGACGGATTTATGGAACAAATGCAAGGCAACGGTTTGTGTTATACTTATATTCGTGGCGTTTGTGCAACTCTGAGAGTCGCAAGCAGCCCAAGTTTACTGCTCCTATTAGCTTGCTGGCTAAGCTAGGGCTGCGCGCAGAAACGGCGGGTTTTTCTGACAGGaaacaaagagaagaaaaagaaaatggacgCCTGGCCTAAAGACGGGAGCAAACAGTGAAGTGTTAAAAAAGGCATCTGGCCGAAATGGCGCTCGATATAGGTTCAATAGCTCTTAATACGCGGACATAACTCCGAAGTGCTgggttataaatgttttttgctaAATTTTCGATAACGATAGAGGGAGACAAACACCCCCCGCCAGCCGCCCGGACCGGGAGCCCCATCGTGACACCTAGAGGCCGATTAAAGCTCCTGCAAAACTCCCCCCTTTTCCCCAAAAGTGCTGCTGCCGTCTTACCTGCTTTTCCTCGTTTGTTCTCAGGTCGGATTCGACGCAAAGCCCGGGGGTCGGTTCTTCCTCTGGTGCGAGGCGAAGCACAGAAACTGCGTCCTTCTCCTCCGGCGGTTTTAATCCCTCTCCCGCTTTTGCAGAGTAGAGGCTCCGCACAAAATGGCGGCCCGAGGCGGTTGCTGCGCGTGCGCTGCACGCAGGGGGGGCGGTGAAGGCGAGGAGGGGGGCGGCGGAGGGGTGGAAACCCGCGGAGGAGGAGCAGAAACCCACGGAGGAGGAGCAGAGCAGGGCGCTGCTTTCAATTCTGCAACCTCGCTGCTGTTCCGACTCTAAAACACAGTCTGCCTTCAAATCATGCGTCGCGTCAGAAACGGCGTCTGAGAGAGCAGCGCGGCTGGGCGGCGTGCACTGACGTCAGCGCGGGACTCGGGTTCTTCACGAGCCCCGAGTTTCCGAGTCAGCTACAAAAGTGATGATAGCCGCTGATAAACTGGTTAGATTACAGTTAGTTAGCTGGGTTTTTCGCCCGCCATGATTTTGAAATCGTTAATAAAGTATTGATTGAGTTTCTTTGAAtgaatagatagacagatagatagatagatagatagatagatatacagatagatagacagatagatatttAATAGTGTTTTAAAGTATTGATTGAGTTTCTTTGAATGaatagacagatggatggatagacagatagatagatagatagatagatagatagatagatagatatttaaTAGTGTTTTAAAGTATTGATTGAGTTTCTTTGAATgattagatggatggatagatggatggataaatatatttaatggtGTTTTTAAAGTATTGATTGAATTTCTTTGAATGATTAgacatatatagatagataaataaagatattaaatggtgtttttattcttttattcttcTAAAAAGGTCAGATAGCTAACTATTCTGAGTACTGCTTTaccaaaatgtaacttggacgTTCCCAGTACTTGCGTACTGTTACATCTCAAGCCTGTGCACATTATGTGATGCTTCtaactgaaggaaaaaaactcgTCTCATAACCATCTTCACTCTTCACTTTGTTGCATTAATGCAAAATAAACAGATTGTCttaaattccaaaaaaaaaaaaccccaaaacatcgAATCATATTTACGACCTCCAAAGTTGTAAGTAGGAACTTCTGAGGTGGACTTTTAAggcagcaaaacacacacacacactctctcacatacaTGGTTGGTTCATCAGCTCCCGATGAACCCTCAGAGAAGACCTGGATGTGTGGATGAAACCAAAGCAATGCTCTGTTCTGTAACTGGTTATTTATATGGGACTTGAGAGATTTACACAGCTGAAATCAAACTTGTGTTCTTAGAATATCTAATAAAATGCCTGCATGAGATCATGTGTTTTAAGACTATGTTCCATGTTGTAAGTTACAGGAATTCTCTCAAAGAAAACTTAAAGAAAACAACTAAATGTTGGCATATAGTGCCTTTAGTCTGGGTTGATGACGTTTAAACTCATTTTGTTTTCCTGAGGTTTGATGGGttggaaatgaaaaaataccACATTTAAAGATACAACTGAGAATGATCAATGTTTCACATACAGTGCTGAACTAAATTTGGCTAAACAGACTGATTATATCATCACAGAGTACCAAAATTCTTTGATGAGCAGGCAGCTGATCTGAGTTCTTTAAGGATGTCAGGATGTTCTCCTAGTTATCACAATGACCATACGATCCTATTGCCCACCCCTGTGCTGTAGTTATTTTCAGACTGTTACTCTCATGTTTTTCAAATGTTAGTTATTATAAGTTGTCATTTGTTGAAGTGTGCTAATACACAGATTATATGTGGGGTATTTCCATGCACTGTTTTTGAGACATCACAGCTAAAACCAAATTTTCCAAATtgtactaaataaaataaatagaaaggaTCAAATGTTAGGAACTGTCACAAGATGTTCATGTATACATGTAAGAAATGTTATGTTTGCAGATTCTAAGTTTACATTCTCATCTTCAAGGATTTAATAAAGTATGGCACAAAAAGTAAAGGGTTTTTccattgtgttttattttttacacctGATGTCATCAAGATCCTGTCAGACAATATActtttcttattaaaaaaaagacaataaatcaGTTCCTTAATGCTGCACAATCTGTATGTcataaggaaaaaaatacttaaatctgtgttgcagtttgtcattttaaactgctattcttaattttaaataaagtcTACGTCTCTTATTATAATCACTCCCCAGTCTTTTGAGGCACTTACATGTTGAGGAGGATTTCTTTGTCTGCTCTGAAATTCTTAACAGAAAGTCAGTTgaagaaatatgtaaattaaaactGAATCTCAGGTTCTAGCACTGAACCTGAGCATCTAGTAGCACTCAAGGAATGCTCCAAAATAAGCCTTCAGTACGCAAAGGGGCCAGTGGAAAAATCACATGCACGAAGAAGCTGTCTATACCTGTTCCAAGGCAAAGTCCACCAtagtttatacatttatataattataacattttcacatacacacacacacacacacatacacacacacacacacatatatatatatatatatatatgggtgtgggtgggtgtgtgtgtatgtgtgagagagtgtgtatgtatatatgaaaaCTTCTATACAGCAGATCTGTATCTTCTTTGGATACATCACTCTTGGCTCGAATCTCAGGTAGTGCATGGTGAAGTTTAGCACTCAGAGCGAGTCTGCGTTTGCTGATGAGCATTAACATGTTGGTTTCCAACTAAATtacaatacaattaaaaaaCGTACACATTTAATGGATTATATGTACTTTGTCAGTAAAGCATATATAATGAACGTATGGAATGATGGCACTGTTACACTAATACAGACTCCCTCTTTAAAgcacacgcacatacactcaAGTCTCCCCACCTCCCTGAGGAGTAAGTACGCTTCTGAGCCCATTCCCACGACCGACTTGCATTTGCCAAACATCAGTACTCTTTACAAAGAGGACAACTACCTTCATCAAACACTCAGGCAGATTAAAAAGTGCATCCTCTTGGTAGTCGCATGAAAATAACACTTCATTCCACTGCTAGTGCCACAGGGCACAAAGCGCAGTAACGTCTCTTGGTCCACTCGGAATCTGAAGCAGAGGTCCAAGCTTCCATGATTTGTGAAGGCAACACCATCAGGTCATaaggcagcaaaacacttgtGGTAAagcccaccccaccccacccattCTTTTTCTGGATCTCCTAACAGAATTCTTTCTACATTGTATCTGATCAACATACAGATTTCATGTGTCCTGGTGTCCACTGAGTGCATAAAACCTTCAACGCCATCTTCATATGTAGTCGTCATGGCGATGATGTCTGTGTCTGTACTTCTACAACAGTGTGTGGGGGCATGTTTGATCATGAGTCTTCTGTTGGCATGATTATGACAGTACACAGGAGAGATGGGTATAGAGTTTCTGTGGGTATCTCTGGTATGATGGCATTTAGAACGCAGTGCTGGCCATGCTGCCAGGCGCAAAAAGGCGGGGGACTCCATCCTGCGCCGATTCCACGTGCCGATGCGCCAACTTCCCCTCTTCGCCTGGAgaagacaaacacaaaaaggTCCCATCAGATTTCTGCTAACTACAATAAAGTAACCTATCCCTCCTTACTCCCTTTgaagtatttttatataattttattgttctattatCCAAAGGCTGcctgttatttcatttttaattcctTCCCTTTTGTGGCTGTTCTCTCGCtgctgtatctttttttttaacctccaTTTGCTGCTCACTCTCTATCCCTTTGGTGTTCATTTACTTATCCATTTTTCATTTGCATCCATTCACGTTCTATTTTGACTCACCCAGCACCAGCAGAGCTTGTTTGGCGGCGTCTCTCACATCCTCCTTGTCTGTGCGGCACAGATACACCAGCTGCTCGATGCTCTCTTTGGCCTgtcagacaaaaataaataggGAGGGTTTCGTTTTATACATTTCTGCATATCAAAAATATAACCACAGACTACATagctttgttttttgcataGCAAACGTTTTTGCAAGAAAGTCAGAAAGTCAGTCCTATTGTTACAAGTCTATGTGTTCTGACAGATTTCAGTGCAAgtcactgtacagtgtgtgaTCATGTTCCATTAACacgatttgtattttttatttattttttttaaggctTCAGGCTTGCTTTCCTAAAGGATCTGGGCTAATCTTATTTGGTTGATGGCTGTTACGCACCACACACTATGAAACTGTTTCTTTTCATATGATTTCCCAATGTTCGAAGCACCAAAGATAACAGCTGCTAAGAAACAGATCCTCAATGCAAAGAATTCAGTTCAGAAAACTTCACAGTAGATAAGAGTAGAAAGCAAAATGATAAGGATGAACTGTGGAGCTGGGCAGAGGCAGCAGCACTGTCTCCTGATTGCTGAAGAGCAAACATCACAAACGTTCCAGACTGACCTTTAGACATGCGAGTGCTTTGCAACCACACACGCGAGTCTCAACACTCTCATCCTCCAGCAGCTCCAGACAGCTCACCAACGCCTGAGACACAAAGACATTTGGTCAGCATCAAGTCTGATGACAAACCTGCACACAACATTTGAAAATAACACGATCATTTTAAGGAACCCCAATATGCAGACACTGAAGGCGTCATGGCACAATGATCACAGCCACCATCAAGCACCTAATAACAAAATGTATACAGCATACATTGTATACAGCAAAATGTATACAGCATACAAAATTCCAATTAAAGGATCTAGAATTGCAAACATGGCtacatttaaataatgactTCATGCTGTCCCACAACAAATATGGGGTTATATAGATAACTCAGAATGGTACAGGAAGGGAAAAAACTGAGGGTGTGTGTTTGGTCAGTCTGACTTCAAGTCCCTGTTTTTCTGATCTTAAATCAATTTAGTTTTGTTCTCTTCCCTACAATGGCCAGTTTTCTGAACAGACACCTTGAGTTTTTCCTGGTCTTTAGTTCAGACTGAGTTCTCCAAACTTGGAAAATGTGATAAAAGCATTTCTGAATGCTGTTGTCTAATGAAACCCTTTTGCAACCTAGAACACGTATTGATGTTTACCAAAGCACCCCTTATAGCCTCACAACCTGCCCTTCACTCCTGAATGTCCCTGAGCCAGTGCCGTACCCGCTCTCTGTGGCGTGGCTGTTCGGCCAGGCTGCGCAGCAGTGAGCTAGCGCTGCTGCACACTTTTCCCCGGGGGTCCCTTAACAGCAGGCTGATGGCCTGCAGCCCCTCACGCTTCAGACTGCACTCTGGGGGTCTCTTCAGGGCTCTCAGCAACACATCCTGCTCACCAGACTGCAAacactccaccaaccacactgCAGGAAAGGAGAAATaagaaattttgagaaaaaaaaataaaaattaacacATGGGTGAAGTGGGGGTGGGAGATCAGATTAACAGGGAGAGTGGAGAAGAGTGAGGCAAATTAGGTGATAATGAGTGTATGGGTGGGGTAATCAGTATCACTGAGACACATTGATATGCTGAATTCACTGGGAATGTTTCTGTTTCACAAGCCTGAACAACTGTGAACAACCgagtgctgtgaaaaatgcaAACCACTTAAGTAAGCAGTTCACACCTTCAGTCAATCACACCTTGAATGAAATTCTACCAAAGCCTCCTTtgtctcaaacacacacacaaacaaaaaacaaacaaaaaaagcagaaaacgctTACCCTCCTCAGCCAGCTCGACAATATGTGTGTCCAGTTCACTCACACCTTCAGCCTCCAGGTAACTCCAGAACTGGAAGATAGTGAGAGATTCTTTTGTTGTGCTCCCGCCCCGCCTCGGCAGCCTCCGCTCTAAAATCCTCTCCACTAAACgcaaaaacactaacacacacaaacaagtggCCTGTCAGTCAGCTGTTTCTATCTGTTCTGATATCACAAACAGCACAAGCACCTTTGAGTTATATGAATGTGATCAATGCAGAGGGGTCGCTTATGAGTGCAGGCACATAAAGGAACCTGTCTATTGCAACAAGCACTGAATAAATAACACAGAACTGCATATGGCTACGCTAATTAAGGGCAATTCCATACATTTCAGAGTTTACATATAAACAAAAGGTTAAGACTCATTCATGTGAAATTCACATGGTGGTGAAAAgagccagacgtctgaagagtttaatgcctctaaaagcttcctcatagacagttattacattgaatggttataaatactctgcctgatgtctgagacattgttttacaatgtaGTGTAAATCTATTTCACAGCTTTGAAATAAACCtaaaattgattttttaaagTCCCTTCATGGGGACAGGTACATATAGGACATTGTAAAACTATAGAGTGCTCAAGTTTAGTCCCCAAATACTGTTCCAATTTACACTATTGTATAATGAGCAACATCACATAAttaactcagaagacacatgcaaGCTTACTGATAGtgttgaatagtaaataaaatctttacattgtatgtcaTATAGAATGTGACTCTGGttattatcaccaccactgtaaagaaatctgacccagtttctctacaataaaccatttcatagcaaaccactgaatgactttgttgacattTCAAAAGACTGAATTACGCATTATTAACCATTAAATAAaactggaattcccctttaatacttTGGTGAGAATCTTCTCAAACGAGCACAACTGAAAACACACCAGTCGCCTGTAGAAAGAATACTTTGCCATAAAGAAATGGTATTGGAATagactgtttaaaataaatactacttggttttacattttcagtgacaCAAATGTCTACATACTTTTTGAAGTCAATATACTGCTGTTCAGAACATCTCAAAGATAAAAGGATTCTATTTATCAAGCTTTTTTATACACATAAAATTCCCAAAAAATAGGCTTAGCACAAAAATATACAActgaagagtttcattccacAATTTTGGATATAAAAAGCTTGTAAAAAGCACAACACCTGATgtataatgaaaaacacattttaaataattaacaaTAATTAATGCGGCATTAATCGTGACATAGCATTGACATGTCATTTATGTCCCACACTCAACAATGTATATTGGGTAAAAAATGGGTCaaataatgcattttggaaTTAAATCCTTCACATACACTGAACATGACTTTTTTGTCCCCAACCCCTTTACATAAATGAGGTTTACATATGTTTATCTTTTTGTCTATATATTACCATATTCCTAATCCTTTTAGCTCCTTGTAACGCAGTATTCACTTTTCAAGGAGTAAATTtcactttttcttcttcaaacaGAAGTATATAAACTCAGAACAGATTATTTTAATTCATGATAAAATATCTATAAAAGCCCATACTCTGTTATATGTACTTCATCTGTACAATGTGCAGCATTTCctaaatttctacattttaaacCTGCATTTGCATTTCTTACTGTTCATTATCAACACCTGATACAGCAAACGTGTTCACACTCGCTTGCGcgaacatgaacacacacacacacacacctgtgtctGCAAGGCCAGCTCCTCTCTCTGGTAATCTGTTGGCATAAGTGTTGTTCAGTGTCTGTAGGAAGGTCTCTGTGGAGGTGTCGAACACACTGCAGCCATCCGTACACTGCCGCCATAGCAACACTGCCCCCTGGCACTGTTCTAACTGTGGAACAACTGTTCCCCAACACAAACATGTACCACCcaaacacagaaagagagagaggatataagaacaacagaaaaatcTGTTGATCTGCCACCATTTTCTATTTCAGTACATTCAATATTcacaccatttatttatttgtttattttcattgttatatTCATCTTGTATATTTTACTAAAATCTATGAATCAAAACAGGCactaaatatacaaaataaaagttcacACACAAGGAAATTAATGTCTATTCCTGATTTCAATCTCTCGCCCAGAACTGATGGACTGACCTTCTTCTGGCTTGTCGGCACTGCCTGCTTTCTCTTTGGCCCGTCGAATCAGTTCAAGTACACGAGCCTCCCGGAGCAGCCGGTCCAGAGCGTACATCTCCCCACAGCGTAGTGGCCCAAATGTCCCCAACCTCTGCACACACAACAGCACGCACAGCACGGTCAAACACAGTGTTCTCCAACACTGCAGCTCTACACAATCAACATCAACAATCACAGAATATACAGCATGTAAAATTTAACTTACAATATAGTTATATGCAGGtactaacaataataacagcaataaaaataaaatgaactaaatttAAGAGCATGAATTAAACTAAACAAAGACAGTGGCATAAATAGAAAAAACTGAGGCAGACCTAAAACTCCAAATCctatgttttgcttgttttttgtttgttttgtttgtttaaggtCTACTTTCTTTGTTTAAGGTCTACTTATGTACCAGAAAGAGTCATAATACATGACCACTTCCAACCTCTTGTTAATCAGTAGAACTAAagatgacctctgttctgattggttgctgtATTATGCCTCATTGAAAAAGCATTCTAGGTCACCACAACTTCATTGTGAATTGGTGGGACTaaaatgctgtaggctgaataggtggacatACAGAAATATACAGATTATCAtgacagtgaattcaaaacaggctgtttatgaAGCTTAGTAtccatatatggactatatGGACTGCAGACTGAAaggtatgttttgaaatgtttatagTGTTCACATACATATTAATTAACAGGGtctttgcaaaataaaaatcagttcAGACTAATTATTATCTGCTTGCTTCCACTAGACT is a window of Pygocentrus nattereri isolate fPygNat1 chromosome 7, fPygNat1.pri, whole genome shotgun sequence DNA encoding:
- the ctcf gene encoding transcriptional repressor CTCF, which encodes MEGGPTEAVVDETGDAFKAKECKTYQRRREDEEVGAELLQAAGLEAVEQSSAEGDATTVVADAQQQLVEGVVSVNSSVEMMVMDSLDPALLQMKTEVMEAGVGAPVGVSVAGAAHEATVTTVDDTQIITLQVVNMEEQQLGLGELQLVQVPVSAVPVTAATVEELQGTLVDATAMPKDGEPVICHTLPLPEGFQVVKVGANGEVETVEQDELQAHEEQPLQQEEEEMPEAQTDDPTWAKDPDYTPPVKKPKKTKKSKLRYNTEGEKDMDVSVYDFEEEQQEGLLSEVNAEKVVGNMKPPKPTKIKKKGVKKTFQCELCSYTCPRRSNLDRHMKSHTDERPHKCHLCGRAFRTVTLLRNHLNTHTGTRPHKCTDCDMAFVTSGELVRHRRYKHTHEKPFKCSMCDYASVEVSKLKRHIRSHTGERPFQCSLCSYASRDTYKLKRHMRTHSGEKPYECYICHARFTQSGTMKMHILQKHTENVAKFHCPHCDTVIARKSDLGVHLRKQHSYIEQGRKCRYCEAVFHERYALIQHQKSHKNEKRFKCDQCDYACRQERHMVMHKRTHTGEKPYACSHCEKTFRQKQLLDMHFRRYHDPNFVPTSFVCTKCGKTFTRRNTMARHAENCSGLDTAEGENGTPTKRGRGGRKRKMRSRKDDDDDSDEHGDPDLDDIDEEEEEEEEEGLEDMQMEVEQAPPSVPIPAPAEPPVKRKRGRPPKNPPKTPPAKPATITPAATAIIQVEDEGTGAIENIIVKKEQDGVDSSAAAVASSGPVVEEVEAVEGGVETVQLSVPEAAPNGDLTPEMILSMMDR